A single region of the Duganella sp. BuS-21 genome encodes:
- a CDS encoding dihydrodipicolinate synthase family protein, producing the protein MSDNIFTGTIPALMTPCTAERTPDFDALVKKGRELIDAGMSAVVYCGSMGDWPLLTEAQRQEGVARLVAAGVPTIVGTGAVNSKEAVSHAAHAATIGAQGLMVIPRLLSRGSSPAAQKAHFSAILDAAPGLPAVIYNSPYYGFATRADLFFELRAQHPNLIGFKEFGGAADLRYAAEHITSQDDQVTLMVGVDTQVFHGFVNCGATGAITGIGNALPREVLQLVALSRKAAAGDALARRQARELEAALLVLSSFDEGTDLVLFYKYLMVLNGDTEYTLHFNAADALSASQRVYAETQYALFRSWYANWSKEVNA; encoded by the coding sequence ATGAGCGACAACATTTTCACCGGCACCATTCCAGCCCTGATGACGCCCTGCACCGCAGAGCGCACGCCCGATTTCGACGCCCTGGTCAAAAAAGGCCGTGAACTGATTGATGCCGGCATGAGCGCCGTGGTGTATTGCGGTTCGATGGGCGACTGGCCGCTGCTGACCGAAGCGCAGCGCCAGGAAGGCGTTGCCCGCCTGGTGGCCGCCGGCGTACCGACCATCGTCGGCACCGGCGCGGTCAACTCGAAGGAAGCGGTATCGCACGCCGCGCATGCCGCCACGATCGGCGCCCAGGGTCTGATGGTGATTCCACGCCTGCTGTCGCGCGGCTCGTCGCCGGCGGCGCAAAAGGCGCATTTCTCGGCCATCCTGGATGCGGCGCCCGGCTTGCCGGCGGTGATCTACAACAGCCCCTATTACGGCTTCGCCACGCGCGCCGACCTGTTCTTCGAACTGCGTGCCCAGCATCCCAACCTGATCGGTTTCAAGGAATTCGGCGGCGCGGCCGACCTGCGTTACGCGGCCGAGCACATTACCAGCCAGGACGACCAGGTCACGCTGATGGTCGGTGTGGACACGCAGGTGTTCCATGGCTTCGTCAACTGCGGCGCAACCGGCGCCATCACCGGTATCGGCAACGCCCTGCCGCGCGAAGTGCTGCAGCTGGTTGCCCTGTCGCGCAAGGCCGCCGCCGGTGATGCCCTGGCCCGCCGTCAGGCGCGTGAGCTGGAAGCGGCACTGCTGGTGCTGTCCTCGTTCGACGAAGGCACAGACCTGGTGCTGTTCTACAAATACCTGATGGTGCTGAATGGCGACACGGAATACACGCTGCACTTCAACGCCGCCGACGCGCTCAGCGCCAGCCAGCGCGTCTATGCGGAAACCCAGTACGCATTGTTCCGCAGCTGGTACGCCAACTGGTCGAAAGAAGTGAACGCGTGA
- a CDS encoding TetR/AcrR family transcriptional regulator, with product MRKGELTRAAILDMALDLASRDGLEGLTIGLLADKMNMSKSGVFAHFGSREDLQLEVLKLYHHRFEQEVFFPSVKEPRGIARLKAMFARWVKRVSVEVASGCIYISGAVEYDDRPGPIREELMAMVGAWQGALLRCVKQSVECGDLKADTDPQQLVYEMYGLILALHHDARFLRIPGSLERAGKGFERLVETYRNPQSPAAVLAQLN from the coding sequence ATGCGCAAAGGCGAGCTAACCCGCGCTGCAATCCTCGACATGGCCCTTGATCTGGCCAGTCGCGACGGTCTGGAAGGCCTGACCATCGGATTGCTCGCAGATAAGATGAACATGAGCAAATCCGGCGTGTTCGCGCATTTCGGGTCGCGGGAAGATTTGCAGTTGGAAGTGCTGAAGCTGTATCACCATCGTTTCGAGCAGGAAGTGTTCTTCCCCAGCGTCAAAGAGCCGCGCGGCATCGCCCGCCTCAAGGCCATGTTTGCGCGCTGGGTCAAACGCGTCAGCGTGGAGGTGGCCTCGGGCTGCATCTACATCAGCGGCGCGGTCGAATACGACGACCGTCCAGGTCCGATCCGCGAAGAGCTGATGGCGATGGTCGGCGCCTGGCAGGGCGCGCTGCTGCGCTGCGTGAAGCAGTCGGTCGAATGTGGCGATCTGAAAGCCGACACCGACCCGCAGCAGCTGGTCTACGAGATGTACGGCCTGATCCTGGCCCTGCACCACGATGCGCGCTTCCTGCGCATTCCGGGCAGCCTGGAGCGGGCGGGCAAGGGCTTCGAGCGCCTGGTCGAAACGTATCGCAATCCGCAGTCGCCGGCAGCGGTGCTGGCGCAGCTAAATTAA
- a CDS encoding acyl-CoA dehydrogenase C-terminal domain-containing protein, with protein sequence MGQYVAPIRDMQFVLHELLKVEDELKTLPDYSEIDADIINQVLEEGGKFTSEVLFPLNHSGDREGCKHDAATHTVTTPKGFKEAYKQYVEGGWAALACDPEYGGQGLPVVMNNSFYEMLNSANQAWTMYPGLSHGAYECLKEHGTPHQKEVYLPKLVSGEWTGTMCLTEPHCGTDLGMLRSKALPQDDGSWLITGNKIFISAGEHDMAENILHLVLARVPDAPEGSKGISLFLVPKYLPKADGSVGERNPITCGAIEEKMGIHGNSTCQMNLDGARGWIIGQPNKGLNAMFVFMNAARLGVGMQSLGLTEVAYQNALIYAKDRIQMRSLTGPKNPEKPADPIIVHPDVRRMLLTGKAYAEGARAFTSYVALQIDRELHHPDEDVRKEAADEVALLTPIVKAFITDNAWIATSEAMQVFGGHGYIAEWGMEQYVRDARINLIYEGTNTIQSLDLLGRKILGDNGAKLRKFGEKIKSFVEENGLDENLSEFITPLGELGDKVTKLTMEIGMKAFQNADEVGAAAVPYLRVVGHLVYSYFFAQMAKIALEKQDSTDTFYKSKLATARFYFARLQPETATLIRQARSGSANLMALDADLF encoded by the coding sequence ATGGGTCAATACGTCGCGCCAATCCGGGATATGCAATTCGTTCTGCACGAGCTGCTGAAAGTGGAAGATGAGCTGAAAACGCTGCCGGACTATAGCGAAATCGATGCCGACATCATCAACCAGGTGCTGGAAGAGGGCGGCAAGTTCACCTCGGAAGTGCTGTTCCCGCTGAACCACTCGGGCGACCGCGAAGGCTGCAAGCACGACGCCGCGACCCATACCGTGACCACGCCTAAAGGCTTCAAGGAAGCGTACAAGCAGTACGTTGAAGGCGGCTGGGCAGCGCTGGCTTGCGATCCTGAATACGGCGGCCAGGGCCTGCCGGTCGTCATGAACAACTCGTTCTACGAGATGCTGAACTCGGCCAACCAGGCCTGGACCATGTACCCTGGCCTGTCGCACGGCGCCTACGAGTGCCTGAAAGAACACGGCACGCCGCACCAGAAAGAAGTCTACCTGCCGAAACTGGTGTCCGGCGAATGGACCGGCACCATGTGCCTGACCGAACCGCACTGCGGCACCGATCTGGGCATGCTGCGCTCGAAAGCGCTGCCACAGGACGACGGCTCGTGGCTGATCACCGGTAACAAGATCTTCATCTCGGCCGGCGAACACGACATGGCAGAAAACATTCTGCACCTGGTGCTGGCACGCGTACCTGACGCACCGGAAGGCTCGAAAGGCATTTCGCTGTTCCTGGTACCGAAGTACCTGCCGAAGGCAGACGGTTCGGTCGGCGAACGCAACCCGATCACCTGCGGCGCCATTGAAGAAAAAATGGGCATCCACGGCAACTCGACCTGCCAGATGAATCTGGACGGCGCCCGTGGCTGGATCATCGGCCAGCCGAACAAAGGCCTGAACGCCATGTTCGTGTTCATGAACGCGGCCCGCCTGGGCGTGGGCATGCAGTCGCTGGGCCTGACCGAAGTCGCTTACCAGAACGCGCTGATCTACGCCAAGGACCGCATCCAGATGCGCTCGCTGACCGGCCCGAAAAATCCTGAAAAGCCAGCCGACCCGATCATCGTGCACCCGGACGTGCGCCGCATGCTGCTGACCGGCAAAGCCTACGCTGAAGGCGCGCGCGCTTTCACCTCGTACGTGGCGCTGCAGATCGACCGCGAACTGCACCACCCGGACGAAGATGTACGCAAGGAAGCCGCCGACGAAGTCGCGCTGCTGACCCCGATCGTCAAGGCCTTCATCACCGACAACGCCTGGATCGCCACCTCGGAAGCCATGCAAGTGTTCGGCGGCCACGGCTACATCGCGGAATGGGGCATGGAGCAGTACGTGCGCGACGCCCGTATCAACCTGATCTACGAAGGCACCAACACCATCCAGTCGCTGGACCTGCTGGGTCGCAAGATCCTGGGCGACAACGGCGCCAAGCTGCGCAAGTTCGGTGAGAAGATCAAATCGTTCGTGGAAGAAAACGGTCTGGACGAAAACCTGAGCGAATTCATCACCCCACTGGGCGAGCTGGGCGACAAAGTCACCAAGCTGACCATGGAAATCGGCATGAAGGCCTTCCAGAACGCCGACGAAGTGGGCGCCGCCGCCGTGCCTTACCTGCGCGTGGTCGGTCACCTGGTGTACAGCTACTTCTTCGCGCAAATGGCGAAGATCGCGCTGGAAAAACAAGACAGCACCGATACCTTCTACAAGTCCAAGCTGGCGACTGCGCGTTTCTACTTCGCCCGCCTGCAGCCGGAAACCGCCACCCTGATCCGTCAGGCGCGCTCGGGCTCCGCCAACCTGATGGCGCTCGACGCCGACCTGTTCTAA
- a CDS encoding 3-hydroxyacyl-CoA dehydrogenase/enoyl-CoA hydratase family protein gives MTNFIVKKVAVLGAGVMGAQIAAHCINAKVPVVLFDLPGKPEQGSGGSAKNAIVLKAIEGLKKLSPAPLGNKDHAALIEVANYEDDLAKLAECDLIIEAIAERMDWKHDLYKKVAPHIAPNAIFASNTSGLSITKLSEGFDADLKSRYCGVHFFNPPRYMHLVEIIPTEFTKPEISDQLEGFLTSTLGKGVVRAKDTPNFIANRVGVFGILAIVHEAEKFGLSVDVVDDLTGAKLGRAKSGTFRTADVVGLDTMGHVIKTMQDYLPNDPFAAVYKTPAVLAKLVEKGALGQKTGAGFYKKVGKEIQRLDFATGEYVAGGAKAADIVARILKEKDPVKKMKAMRESTNPQAQFLWAIFRDAFHYIAVHLDTVADNARDIDFAMRWGFGWTTGPFETWQASGWTQVAQWVKEDIDAGHALCNAPLPAWVFEGPVAEKGGVHTPEGSWSAVSQSFVPRSELAVYQRQEFRAPVLGSGELDGRKAGTTVHEDDDVRLWHSGDDVLVISLKTKLHVISPGVIAGFRKALAEAEKNFKGLVIWSADAADGGAFSAGADLQSALPAFMSGGAKAVDPIIKELQDTFMAMKYSNVPVVAAVAGLALGGGCEMALHASKRVASIESYIGLVEVGVGLIPAGGGLKEAAARAAKEAKGTDILQFLKTGFTNAATANVSKSALEAQAMGYLKEDDVIVFNPYELLHVAKTEARAMFDKGYRAPLKAPIQVTGRYGWGTIKAQLVNMRDGGFISAHDFKLGDMIAQIVSGGDIDQGSFVSEQWLLDMERKAFLELLNHPKTQERIMGMLQTGKPVRN, from the coding sequence ATGACCAACTTCATCGTTAAAAAAGTAGCCGTGCTGGGCGCCGGCGTAATGGGCGCGCAAATCGCCGCCCATTGCATCAACGCCAAAGTGCCAGTCGTCCTGTTCGACTTGCCAGGCAAGCCGGAGCAAGGCTCCGGCGGTAGCGCGAAAAATGCTATCGTCCTGAAAGCCATCGAAGGCCTGAAAAAACTGTCGCCGGCACCGCTGGGCAACAAGGACCACGCGGCCCTGATCGAAGTGGCCAACTACGAAGACGACCTGGCCAAACTGGCCGAGTGCGACCTGATCATCGAAGCCATCGCCGAGCGCATGGACTGGAAACACGACCTGTACAAAAAGGTCGCGCCGCACATTGCGCCTAACGCCATCTTCGCCTCGAACACCTCGGGCCTGTCGATCACCAAGCTGTCGGAAGGCTTCGACGCGGATCTGAAATCGCGCTACTGCGGCGTACACTTCTTCAACCCGCCGCGCTATATGCACCTGGTTGAAATCATCCCGACCGAGTTCACCAAGCCGGAAATCAGCGATCAGCTGGAAGGCTTCCTGACCTCGACCCTGGGCAAGGGCGTGGTCCGCGCCAAAGACACCCCGAACTTCATCGCCAACCGCGTGGGTGTGTTCGGCATCCTGGCCATCGTGCACGAAGCCGAGAAATTCGGCCTGTCGGTGGACGTGGTCGATGACCTGACCGGCGCCAAGCTGGGCCGCGCCAAGTCGGGCACCTTCCGCACTGCGGACGTGGTCGGCCTGGACACCATGGGCCATGTGATCAAAACCATGCAGGACTACCTGCCGAACGATCCGTTCGCAGCCGTCTACAAAACCCCGGCGGTACTGGCCAAGCTGGTAGAGAAGGGCGCGCTGGGCCAGAAGACCGGCGCCGGCTTCTACAAAAAAGTAGGCAAGGAAATCCAACGCCTGGACTTCGCCACCGGTGAATACGTCGCCGGCGGCGCCAAGGCAGCCGACATCGTCGCCCGCATCCTGAAAGAAAAGGATCCGGTCAAGAAGATGAAGGCCATGCGCGAATCGACCAACCCACAAGCGCAATTCCTGTGGGCGATCTTCCGCGACGCTTTCCACTACATCGCCGTACACCTCGACACCGTGGCCGACAACGCCCGCGACATCGATTTCGCCATGCGTTGGGGCTTCGGCTGGACCACCGGTCCGTTCGAAACCTGGCAAGCCTCCGGCTGGACCCAGGTGGCCCAGTGGGTCAAGGAAGACATCGACGCCGGCCACGCACTGTGCAACGCACCGCTGCCGGCCTGGGTGTTCGAAGGTCCGGTCGCTGAAAAAGGCGGCGTCCACACCCCTGAGGGTTCGTGGTCGGCGGTATCGCAATCGTTCGTGCCACGTTCGGAACTGGCCGTGTACCAGCGCCAGGAATTCCGCGCCCCGGTACTGGGTTCGGGTGAACTGGATGGCCGCAAAGCCGGCACCACCGTGCATGAAGACGACGACGTGCGCCTGTGGCACTCGGGCGACGACGTGCTGGTCATCTCGCTGAAGACCAAGCTGCACGTGATCAGCCCGGGCGTGATCGCCGGCTTCCGTAAAGCACTGGCCGAAGCGGAGAAGAATTTCAAGGGCCTGGTGATCTGGAGCGCGGACGCGGCCGACGGCGGCGCCTTCTCGGCCGGCGCCGACCTGCAATCGGCACTGCCAGCCTTCATGAGCGGCGGCGCCAAAGCAGTCGACCCGATCATCAAGGAACTGCAAGACACCTTCATGGCGATGAAATACTCGAACGTGCCGGTGGTGGCTGCGGTTGCTGGCCTGGCGCTGGGCGGCGGCTGCGAAATGGCCCTGCACGCATCGAAGCGCGTCGCGTCGATCGAGTCGTACATCGGTCTGGTGGAAGTGGGCGTGGGCCTGATTCCTGCCGGCGGCGGCCTGAAAGAAGCGGCGGCGCGCGCCGCCAAGGAAGCCAAGGGCACCGACATCCTGCAATTCCTGAAAACCGGCTTCACCAACGCGGCCACCGCCAACGTCTCGAAATCGGCGCTGGAAGCACAGGCCATGGGTTACCTGAAAGAAGACGACGTGATCGTGTTCAACCCGTACGAACTGCTGCACGTGGCGAAGACCGAAGCACGCGCCATGTTCGACAAGGGCTACCGCGCGCCGCTGAAGGCGCCGATCCAGGTGACCGGCCGTTACGGCTGGGGCACCATCAAAGCGCAACTGGTCAATATGCGCGACGGCGGCTTCATCTCGGCGCACGATTTCAAACTGGGCGACATGATCGCGCAGATCGTCAGCGGTGGCGACATCGACCAAGGCTCCTTCGTGAGCGAGCAGTGGCTGCTGGATATGGAACGCAAGGCTTTCCTGGAGCTGCTGAACCATCCGAAGACCCAGGAACGCATCATGGGCATGCTGCAAACCGGTAAGCCAGTCCGCAACTAA
- a CDS encoding GntR family transcriptional regulator produces MGFAVTTVAEQAADALRRQIMSGELPEGFSLRQDALAAEFGISRIPVREALVQLEGEGLVKIIAHKGAVVSGLSIDEISELFMLRSLLEPLLLKKSAPKLTPQDYAELDAILAEYKVELHAQHTTRWGELNTRLHELLLSRAEQPRTAAIVATLLQQTDRYTRMQLSLSADSIRQAQQEHEMLVQLCRSGDVRGAAALLKRHIEHASKDLEQFILSQRRASL; encoded by the coding sequence ATGGGCTTTGCAGTGACCACCGTCGCCGAGCAGGCGGCGGACGCCCTGCGCCGCCAGATCATGTCGGGCGAACTGCCGGAAGGCTTTTCGCTACGGCAGGACGCCCTCGCAGCCGAGTTCGGCATCAGCCGGATTCCGGTGCGCGAGGCGCTGGTGCAGCTCGAGGGTGAAGGACTGGTGAAGATTATCGCGCACAAGGGCGCGGTCGTATCCGGGCTGTCGATCGACGAAATCAGCGAACTGTTCATGCTGCGCAGCCTGCTGGAGCCGCTGCTGCTGAAAAAATCCGCGCCCAAGCTAACGCCGCAAGACTACGCGGAACTGGACGCCATCCTGGCCGAATACAAGGTGGAATTGCACGCCCAGCATACCACCCGCTGGGGCGAGCTGAACACGCGCCTGCACGAGCTGCTGCTGTCGCGCGCAGAGCAACCGCGCACTGCCGCGATCGTCGCCACGCTACTGCAGCAAACCGACCGCTACACCCGCATGCAACTATCGTTAAGCGCCGACAGCATCCGCCAGGCGCAGCAGGAACACGAAATGCTGGTTCAGCTATGCCGCAGCGGCGACGTGCGCGGTGCTGCAGCGCTGCTCAAGCGCCACATCGAGCATGCCAGCAAAGACCTCGAACAATTCATCCTGTCCCAGCGACGCGCTTCACTATAG
- a CDS encoding acetyl-CoA C-acyltransferase, giving the protein MSKQVQDAYIVAATRTPIGKAPRGMFNKTRPDDLLVRVIQSALAQAPGLDPALITDAIIGCSFPEAEQGFNIARQAVLLAGLPKTVGGVTINRYCASGITALAMAADRIRVGECDAMLAGGVESMSMVPMMGHHPSMNLNMFTDENVGMAYGMGLTAEKVAEQWKVSREAQDAFSVESHRRAIAAQQAGFFKDETTPVEIITRTPDLATGEIKVKHRTVDTDEGARPETSMETLGKLKPVFAAKGSVTAGNSSQMSDGAGALLVVSEKFLREHNLTPLAKFSSFAVKGVPPEIMGIGPKFAIPEACKAAGITQDQLDWIELNEAFAAQALAVIGDLGLDPAKVNPMGGAIALGHPLGATGAIRAATVVHALRRNNLKYGMVTMCVGAGMGAAGIIERV; this is encoded by the coding sequence ATGAGCAAACAAGTTCAAGACGCATACATCGTCGCCGCTACCCGTACCCCTATCGGCAAAGCGCCGCGCGGCATGTTCAATAAAACCCGCCCGGACGATCTGCTGGTGCGCGTGATCCAATCGGCCCTGGCGCAAGCGCCCGGCCTGGATCCGGCCCTGATCACCGACGCCATCATCGGCTGCTCGTTCCCGGAAGCGGAACAGGGCTTCAACATCGCCCGTCAAGCGGTGCTGTTGGCCGGCCTGCCGAAGACCGTTGGCGGCGTGACCATCAACCGTTACTGCGCTTCGGGCATCACCGCCTTGGCCATGGCGGCTGACCGTATCCGCGTTGGCGAATGCGATGCCATGCTGGCAGGCGGCGTGGAGTCGATGTCGATGGTTCCAATGATGGGCCACCACCCATCGATGAACCTGAATATGTTCACCGACGAAAACGTCGGCATGGCATACGGCATGGGCCTGACCGCCGAGAAAGTGGCGGAACAGTGGAAAGTCTCGCGTGAAGCGCAGGACGCGTTCTCGGTGGAGTCGCACCGCCGCGCCATCGCCGCGCAGCAAGCCGGTTTCTTCAAGGACGAGACCACGCCGGTCGAGATCATCACCCGCACGCCAGACCTGGCGACCGGCGAGATCAAGGTCAAGCATCGCACCGTCGATACCGACGAAGGCGCGCGTCCGGAGACCAGCATGGAAACCCTGGGCAAGCTGAAGCCGGTGTTCGCGGCCAAAGGTTCGGTCACCGCCGGCAACAGCTCGCAGATGTCCGACGGCGCCGGCGCGCTGCTGGTGGTCTCCGAAAAGTTCCTGCGCGAGCACAACCTGACGCCGTTGGCCAAGTTCTCGTCGTTCGCGGTTAAAGGCGTGCCACCGGAAATCATGGGCATCGGTCCGAAGTTCGCGATTCCAGAGGCGTGCAAAGCCGCCGGCATCACCCAGGACCAACTGGACTGGATCGAGCTGAACGAAGCGTTTGCAGCACAGGCGTTGGCCGTCATCGGCGACCTGGGCCTGGACCCAGCGAAAGTGAACCCGATGGGCGGCGCAATCGCCCTGGGCCACCCGCTGGGCGCAACCGGCGCAATCCGTGCCGCCACCGTGGTGCACGCACTGCGTCGCAACAACCTGAAATACGGCATGGTCACCATGTGCGTAGGCGCGGGCATGGGCGCAGCAGGCATCATCGAACGCGTGTAA
- a CDS encoding enoyl-CoA hydratase, which produces MEILSSITDGILTLEFNRPERKNAITAAMYQTMADALTDAEGEAAVRAILIVGKPEIFTAGNDLEDFMKTAPAGGAIEDRSVYKFMMALSGSTKPVVAAVSGNAVGIGTTLLMHCDLVYAADNAKFSMPFVQLGLCPEFGSSLLLTQIAGYPRAAEKLMLGEAFGAQEALEMGLISKVLPVEELRAFAEGQAAKLVALPASSIRTTKQLMKAARTAPVADAIAAENTHFGNMLTAPEAKEAFMAFFQKRKPDFKQFA; this is translated from the coding sequence ATGGAAATTTTGAGCAGCATTACGGACGGCATCCTGACCCTGGAATTCAACCGCCCGGAACGCAAGAACGCGATCACCGCCGCCATGTACCAGACCATGGCCGACGCCCTGACCGACGCCGAAGGCGAGGCCGCAGTGCGCGCCATCCTGATCGTCGGCAAGCCGGAGATCTTCACGGCCGGCAACGACCTGGAAGACTTCATGAAAACCGCGCCAGCCGGCGGCGCCATCGAAGACCGTTCCGTGTACAAATTCATGATGGCGCTGAGCGGCTCGACCAAGCCGGTGGTAGCCGCCGTGTCCGGCAACGCGGTCGGCATCGGCACCACGCTGCTGATGCACTGCGACCTGGTCTACGCCGCCGACAACGCCAAGTTCTCGATGCCGTTCGTGCAGCTGGGCCTGTGCCCTGAATTCGGTTCCAGCCTGCTGCTGACGCAAATCGCCGGCTACCCGCGCGCGGCTGAAAAGCTGATGCTGGGCGAAGCCTTCGGCGCGCAGGAAGCGCTGGAGATGGGCCTGATTTCGAAAGTGCTGCCGGTGGAAGAGCTGCGCGCGTTTGCCGAAGGCCAGGCCGCCAAGCTGGTCGCTTTGCCGGCGAGCTCGATCCGCACCACCAAGCAACTGATGAAAGCCGCCCGCACCGCGCCAGTGGCCGACGCCATCGCCGCCGAAAACACCCACTTCGGCAACATGCTGACCGCCCCGGAAGCCAAAGAAGCCTTCATGGCCTTCTTCCAGAAACGCAAACCGGACTTCAAGCAGTTCGCCTGA